A stretch of Dietzia lutea DNA encodes these proteins:
- a CDS encoding NAD(P)/FAD-dependent oxidoreductase, producing MTTRTSFPRLTSPGRIGPMETPNRIVLPAMDMNVSEDGEIEQSEIDHYVARAKGGAGLIITGACAIAFPVGAASLKEPGLSDDKYIPGLKALADAVHAAGSTLCVQSTHHGKVARVDVANDRPVIAPNEPDYSYDMSALADSTPEELGKMGAATGGKQMVYKEMDHEDIAWLINTWADAAERIAKAGADAIEIHVAHGYILGVFLNKRDNQRTDSYGGSLVNRARLACEVISAVKERVGDSLAVLVRVSGEEYGQEGGLELDEAILASQLFEKAGADAIHVTGWGRNPFDNFTDGPLPDTIGAYLDNAAAVKQAVSIPVIAVGRMLPEVAEQAIDDGKVDFAAMGRQLLADPDLPNKLATGRRAEVRPCINCYLCVAENFFDDTPFCAVNPALGNEKLLPLTPAPTREHVVVVGAGPAGLEAAVVLTERGHRVTVLDKADRLGGTMWFSTLTTPDNEPLITFFQAEIDRLGIDVRLNTEATVETIRSLGADRVIVATGAKRPAPAIPGGDLPHVHTGDSLRATMLGTATADEAGFFLRLVGRLGKLSTITKRPSWIRNLTKIALPMGKNVVVIGGSLVGLELAEFLAERGRKVTLLHESQQLGLPLAMPRRWTAVRHAKEHGVDIQRRVSVTRITESGVEWTDAKGNAKSAAADMVIYADGTMAAAPLADELRAAGIDCEVVGDAGEVGYIHGAIHSAWKVAAG from the coding sequence GTGACTACCCGCACCTCGTTCCCCCGTCTCACCTCGCCGGGCCGGATCGGCCCCATGGAGACCCCCAACCGCATCGTCCTGCCGGCCATGGACATGAACGTCTCCGAGGACGGTGAGATCGAGCAGTCGGAGATCGACCACTACGTGGCCCGCGCCAAGGGCGGCGCCGGGCTCATCATCACCGGCGCGTGCGCCATCGCGTTCCCCGTCGGCGCGGCCTCCCTCAAGGAGCCGGGCCTGTCCGACGACAAGTACATCCCCGGCCTCAAGGCCCTCGCCGACGCCGTGCACGCCGCCGGCTCCACGCTGTGCGTGCAGTCCACCCACCACGGCAAGGTCGCGCGCGTCGACGTGGCCAACGACCGCCCGGTGATCGCCCCCAACGAGCCGGACTACAGCTACGACATGTCCGCGCTCGCCGACAGCACCCCCGAGGAGCTCGGCAAGATGGGCGCCGCCACCGGCGGCAAGCAGATGGTCTACAAGGAGATGGACCACGAGGACATCGCGTGGCTCATCAACACCTGGGCCGACGCCGCCGAGCGGATCGCCAAGGCCGGCGCCGACGCGATCGAGATCCACGTCGCGCACGGCTACATCCTCGGTGTGTTCCTCAACAAGCGCGACAACCAGCGCACCGATTCCTACGGCGGGTCGCTGGTCAACCGGGCGCGGCTGGCGTGCGAGGTCATCTCGGCCGTCAAGGAGCGCGTGGGGGACTCCCTCGCCGTGCTGGTGCGCGTGTCCGGCGAGGAGTACGGCCAGGAGGGCGGGCTCGAGCTGGACGAGGCGATCCTGGCCTCGCAGCTGTTCGAGAAGGCCGGCGCCGACGCCATCCACGTGACCGGCTGGGGCCGCAACCCCTTCGACAACTTCACCGACGGCCCCCTGCCCGACACCATCGGCGCATACCTGGACAACGCCGCGGCCGTGAAGCAGGCCGTGTCGATCCCGGTCATCGCCGTGGGACGCATGCTGCCCGAGGTGGCGGAGCAGGCGATCGACGACGGCAAGGTGGACTTCGCCGCCATGGGTCGGCAGCTGCTCGCCGATCCGGACCTGCCCAACAAGCTGGCCACCGGACGGCGGGCCGAGGTCCGGCCGTGCATCAACTGCTACCTCTGCGTGGCCGAGAACTTCTTTGACGACACCCCGTTCTGCGCGGTGAACCCGGCGCTGGGTAACGAGAAGCTCCTGCCGCTGACACCCGCGCCCACGCGTGAGCACGTCGTGGTGGTGGGCGCCGGACCCGCCGGGCTCGAGGCCGCGGTGGTCCTCACCGAGCGCGGGCACCGCGTGACCGTGCTGGACAAGGCCGATCGGCTGGGCGGCACCATGTGGTTCTCCACCCTCACCACGCCGGACAACGAGCCGCTCATCACGTTCTTCCAGGCCGAGATCGACCGGCTGGGCATCGACGTGCGACTCAACACCGAGGCCACCGTAGAGACGATCCGTTCGCTCGGCGCCGACCGGGTGATCGTGGCGACCGGCGCCAAGCGGCCCGCCCCGGCGATCCCGGGCGGCGACCTGCCGCACGTGCACACCGGTGACTCGCTGCGCGCGACCATGCTGGGCACCGCCACCGCCGACGAGGCCGGGTTCTTCCTGCGCCTGGTCGGGCGGCTGGGCAAGCTGTCGACCATCACCAAGCGGCCGTCGTGGATCCGCAACCTCACCAAGATCGCGCTGCCGATGGGCAAGAACGTCGTGGTGATCGGCGGGTCGCTGGTGGGCCTGGAGCTGGCCGAGTTCCTGGCCGAGCGCGGCCGCAAGGTCACTCTGCTGCACGAGTCCCAGCAGCTGGGCCTGCCGCTGGCGATGCCGCGCCGGTGGACCGCGGTGCGTCACGCCAAGGAGCACGGCGTGGACATCCAGCGCCGCGTGTCGGTCACCCGCATCACCGAGTCGGGCGTGGAGTGGACCGACGCCAAGGGCAACGCCAAGTCCGCTGCGGCCGACATGGTGATCTACGCCGACGGCACCATGGCCGCCGCGCCGCTGGCCGACGAGCTGCGCGCCGCTGGCATCGACTGCGAGGTCGTGGGCGACGCCGGCGAGGTGGGCTACATCCACGGCGCCATCCACTCGGCGTGGAAGGTGGCGGCGGGCTGA
- a CDS encoding DUF6230 family protein translates to MAHIRYGRFAALSAAGLLVAGAGAVVTAQTGLNISAGELVASAQVRGLSAGHTSIQAGHGILDAAEDPVAMVIMEDVRMSYVCARMKSVNVPFLGTVTMTAVLPEGADIYADKLTIDSALLSGPMALDEMIIGAGAAEPTPRSGSAAVGLSSGSLTAGHLDVELSGLHATRLTSSTIELRAERGEAGC, encoded by the coding sequence GTGGCGCACATCAGGTACGGGAGGTTCGCCGCGCTGTCCGCGGCAGGCCTGCTGGTGGCCGGCGCCGGTGCGGTCGTCACGGCGCAGACCGGCCTCAACATCTCCGCCGGAGAGCTGGTCGCGAGTGCCCAGGTGAGAGGTCTGAGCGCTGGCCACACCTCGATCCAGGCCGGACACGGAATCCTCGACGCCGCGGAAGATCCCGTCGCGATGGTGATCATGGAAGACGTCCGGATGAGTTACGTATGCGCGCGGATGAAGAGCGTCAACGTTCCGTTCCTCGGCACGGTCACCATGACGGCCGTCCTCCCCGAGGGCGCGGACATCTACGCGGACAAACTGACCATCGACTCCGCACTGCTGTCCGGACCGATGGCGCTCGACGAGATGATTATCGGCGCGGGCGCCGCCGAACCCACCCCACGGTCCGGAAGCGCAGCGGTCGGCCTGTCCTCCGGCAGCCTCACCGCCGGGCACCTCGACGTGGAGCTCTCCGGCCTCCACGCCACCCGGCTCACCTCTTCGACCATCGAGCTGCGGGCGGAGCGCGGTGAAGCCGGCTGCTGA
- a CDS encoding DUF6114 domain-containing protein, with the protein MKPAAEAPAPENDRPEEGAERPVAAAVLQIASGVVVLAVVLGVASFDGLAISFSATSTPMALFIGCGLIACGVSIWAQPTTRILTGLLGFAFSLVALPGANLGGFLAGTVMGVLGSAAALAWAPGDRPTKR; encoded by the coding sequence GTGAAGCCGGCTGCTGAGGCGCCCGCGCCGGAGAACGACCGGCCCGAGGAGGGCGCGGAACGTCCCGTCGCCGCTGCCGTACTTCAGATCGCCTCCGGGGTCGTCGTCCTCGCCGTCGTCCTGGGCGTTGCCTCCTTCGACGGCCTGGCCATCAGCTTCTCTGCCACATCCACGCCGATGGCCCTTTTCATCGGCTGCGGTCTCATCGCCTGCGGGGTGTCGATCTGGGCGCAGCCGACGACCCGCATCCTGACCGGCCTTCTGGGATTCGCCTTCTCCCTCGTCGCGCTCCCGGGCGCGAACCTCGGCGGGTTCTTAGCCGGGACGGTGATGGGAGTGCTCGGCTCCGCGGCAGCGCTGGCCTGGGCCCCGGGCGACCGCCCGACCAAGAGGTAG
- a CDS encoding isopenicillin N synthase family dioxygenase, producing the protein MTDTQRTAVDFESIPVIDVSSLAEPDGPSDECIERLGTAAREVGFLLVVNHGVSDETFRSMHHAAQRFFDQPESVKREVYIGNSTNHRGYVPIGEEVFAGATPDLKEAYDLSIDLPADHSGYLAGNPLLGPNQWPDLQGFPEAVMTYYDEVFGLGSKLLAAFARYLGVEPAAFLGSVTEPPSQLRLIHYPYNPDAEDRPGIGAHTDYEALTLLKPTAPGLEVMNGRGEWIEVPYRDDAIVVNIGDLLEVWTNGAFVATSHRVRKVSEERYSYPLFFNVDYDTVVAPLPALTDGTPAYEPLHAGEHLFAQTAQSFAYLRQRIESGELALPEGARPLYSLGRETSLVGGAR; encoded by the coding sequence ATGACCGACACCCAGCGCACGGCGGTCGACTTCGAGTCGATCCCCGTCATCGACGTATCCAGCCTCGCCGAACCCGACGGCCCCAGTGACGAGTGCATCGAGCGCCTCGGCACGGCGGCGCGGGAGGTCGGGTTCCTCCTCGTGGTCAACCACGGAGTCTCCGACGAGACGTTCCGGTCGATGCATCACGCCGCGCAGAGGTTCTTCGACCAACCCGAGTCGGTCAAGCGGGAGGTCTACATCGGCAACTCCACCAACCACCGCGGCTACGTACCCATCGGAGAGGAGGTCTTCGCCGGCGCCACGCCCGACCTCAAGGAGGCCTACGACCTGTCCATCGACCTACCGGCGGACCATTCCGGGTACCTGGCCGGCAACCCGCTGCTGGGCCCCAACCAGTGGCCCGATCTTCAGGGATTCCCGGAGGCGGTGATGACGTACTACGACGAGGTGTTCGGGCTCGGTTCAAAGCTCCTCGCCGCGTTCGCCCGGTACCTCGGCGTGGAGCCGGCCGCGTTCCTCGGGTCGGTGACCGAGCCGCCGTCGCAGCTCCGGCTCATCCACTACCCCTACAACCCGGACGCCGAGGACCGTCCCGGGATCGGCGCGCACACGGACTATGAGGCGCTCACCCTGCTCAAGCCCACCGCGCCCGGGCTGGAGGTGATGAACGGCCGGGGCGAGTGGATCGAGGTCCCCTACCGTGACGACGCGATCGTGGTGAACATCGGCGACCTGCTCGAGGTGTGGACCAACGGTGCCTTCGTGGCCACGTCGCACCGGGTGCGCAAGGTCTCGGAGGAGCGCTACTCCTACCCGCTGTTCTTCAACGTGGACTACGACACGGTGGTCGCCCCGCTCCCCGCGCTCACCGATGGGACCCCGGCGTACGAACCGCTGCACGCCGGCGAGCACCTGTTCGCCCAGACCGCGCAGAGCTTCGCCTATCTCCGCCAGCGGATCGAGTCGGGCGAACTCGCCCTCCCCGAGGGCGCCCGACCCCTGTACTCGCTCGGCCGTGAGACCTCGCTGGTCGGAGGAGCGCGATGA
- a CDS encoding sodium:solute symporter family protein, with the protein MINAAIAGTVLLLVALGLWASRRVRGRSDNFAVAGRTLTVPLVVVLLMSQVIDSNATVGAADLAGGFGFWAGAAMPLGIAASFLLMGLFVARKVRERELYSLPEYFRTTFGRTGEVLSAVLTVASFGILMAGNLVALGHMLDYFVGVPYGLAILVVTGAILAGTVVGGMFASVYTGLFLMGVMTVGFVGLSLWMFLGPGYSAPEGLGVLDLAQLTDPAAGSVINWATMFALGLGNLVAIDVFQRVSSARSARGARTASLIAAAGTVVLCVPLAAVAVAGAGLLGDGASDSPILFQLLAGPVPAPIAMLVISGLLAASLTTVSGVLLATSTIIVGTLLPTRTLRVSMLRTSQLAMIPVAAIGILVALRVHHTGILLTLTFDLLCASLVAPFVLSLWTRLASTRALVISTVLGLGTRLVFFVLTPTIYGVENTLLYIPNTVVTASVDGWTTFLAAAVSLVVYVGVAAADVRGKRAAAVGGQVVGAPGAGAAPVGAVELAAGPVEISAADAGVAVPVKS; encoded by the coding sequence ATGATCAACGCCGCCATCGCAGGAACAGTGCTCCTCCTCGTCGCCCTCGGCCTGTGGGCGTCCAGGCGGGTGAGGGGCCGCAGCGATAACTTCGCCGTCGCGGGCCGGACGCTGACCGTGCCCCTCGTCGTCGTCCTCCTCATGTCCCAGGTCATCGACTCCAACGCGACAGTCGGCGCGGCGGACCTGGCCGGCGGGTTCGGCTTCTGGGCCGGCGCGGCGATGCCGCTGGGCATCGCGGCGTCGTTCCTCCTCATGGGGCTTTTCGTGGCCAGGAAGGTGCGCGAGCGCGAGCTCTACTCGCTGCCCGAGTACTTCCGCACGACGTTCGGCCGCACCGGCGAGGTCCTGTCGGCGGTCCTCACCGTCGCGAGCTTCGGCATCCTCATGGCCGGCAACCTCGTGGCGCTGGGGCACATGCTGGACTACTTCGTGGGCGTGCCCTACGGGTTGGCGATCCTCGTGGTGACGGGGGCGATCCTGGCGGGCACCGTGGTCGGCGGCATGTTCGCGTCGGTGTACACGGGGCTGTTCCTCATGGGCGTCATGACGGTCGGCTTCGTGGGGCTCTCGCTCTGGATGTTCCTCGGGCCCGGGTACTCGGCGCCCGAAGGCCTCGGCGTGCTGGACCTGGCGCAACTCACCGATCCGGCCGCGGGCTCGGTGATCAACTGGGCGACCATGTTCGCGCTCGGACTGGGCAACCTCGTGGCGATCGACGTGTTCCAGCGCGTGTCCTCCGCTCGGTCGGCGCGCGGCGCCCGGACCGCGAGCCTCATCGCCGCCGCCGGGACCGTGGTGCTGTGCGTCCCCCTCGCCGCGGTCGCGGTGGCCGGCGCGGGGCTGCTCGGCGACGGCGCCTCCGACTCCCCGATCCTCTTCCAGCTCCTCGCCGGCCCGGTGCCCGCGCCCATCGCGATGCTCGTCATCTCCGGGCTGCTGGCGGCCTCTCTCACCACCGTGAGCGGGGTCCTGCTGGCGACCTCGACCATCATCGTGGGGACCCTCCTGCCCACGCGCACGCTGCGGGTGAGCATGCTGCGGACGTCGCAGCTGGCCATGATCCCCGTCGCCGCGATCGGGATCCTGGTGGCGCTGCGGGTGCACCACACCGGGATCCTGCTGACTCTGACCTTTGACCTGCTGTGCGCGAGCCTCGTCGCGCCGTTCGTGCTCTCCTTGTGGACCCGGCTCGCCAGCACTCGGGCGCTGGTGATCTCGACCGTGCTGGGCCTCGGGACACGGCTGGTCTTCTTCGTCCTCACCCCGACCATCTACGGCGTGGAGAACACGCTGCTCTACATCCCCAACACCGTGGTGACGGCGAGCGTCGACGGCTGGACGACCTTCCTCGCCGCGGCCGTGTCGCTGGTGGTCTATGTAGGCGTGGCTGCCGCGGATGTCCGTGGGAAGCGCGCGGCGGCGGTGGGCGGCCAGGTGGTGGGCGCCCCGGGGGCGGGCGCGGCACCGGTGGGCGCCGTGGAGCTGGCGGCCGGGCCGGTGGAGATCAGCGCCGCGGACGCGGGCGTGGCCGTTCCGGTCAAGTCGTAG
- a CDS encoding ATP-binding protein — protein MTSGLFSSVELGGGERPGFRLARLEVLNWGTFDSRVWTLEPAGETLLLTGDIGSGKSTLVDAVSTLMLPSHRIDYNKAAGAARKERTLRSYVEGHHKTERNEATGSVRSVGLRDGHSYSVILGVFRNEGYDEEVTLAQIFQQQEATGQPWRRFITADRALSIDPDFTGFGSDLGALITRLRDSGAVVDKDFPTYGRAMRRLLGIRSEQAMELFHQTISMKSVGDLNEFVRTHMLEPVDASARIEGILRHFEDLTRAHDAVTRARTQLAALEPLVEQIHTYDTALERRERLREERLALRPYFAELRMALRQAEIDTLTTEVASANTEVVRLREKARELATEREALVTARAESGGNRIGDLERDAAAAREQLEDRRRRRDRFTDAVTRAGLDAVTDEAAFTRLPEAIAAREAELDSHGVDLATRHNALVMEHGERKRQLREVQQELTGLTGRTSNLPTEQLQVRAQLCAELGLDAAELPFAGELLDIAAEHAQWRGVAERVLRGFALSLLVPQEHYADVAEWVDSRRLTSRRADGREVGVRLVYERVPEKHVPLQRPQIDGLLLADTVEIADSPLRGYLAKELYARADHLCAQTMEEFRRADRAVTVQGQIRSRNRHVKDDRSSTTDARNWVLGWRNDDKVDALRARCARLEAEVAELAARLDAATAEQNDAGQARTALVRLAEYPSWRDLDWAEAQQRADSAEAERLRLVRGSDELSEIDQRIADLDARAATVADDERELSDHRSRWQSSIDHEQRQMLRDQRVIDELDEALLESAREVYPRLRERLGYGEDPGAELAQTADEAHSAEAALSDAIDADVERAQRELNGLTTRIHQAMAEIRRTWPEQTKEMDAAVAARAEYVRFHARLADDDLPRFVDEFESQLRKNTIRELAGFHNWLLRQADDIGQKIEKTNEALGAIDFNPGRYVRLDRENTVNQEVRQFRADLRGVTDDAFDGDGQYSESRYEQVRAILERLRGREGHSDSDRAWRARVTDVRNWFTFSASERDRETDREFEHYRDSDGKSGGQKEKLAYTILAASLAYQFGLEWGAAKARDFRFAVIDEAFGRGSDASTRYALELFAKLGIQLLIVTPLQKVHVIAPYVRTIGYVDNVEGRYSRLVQMTTEEYQRQNGSH, from the coding sequence ATGACCAGCGGCCTGTTCTCCTCGGTCGAGCTCGGCGGAGGAGAGCGACCCGGTTTCCGCCTGGCCCGCCTGGAGGTCCTCAACTGGGGCACGTTCGACTCCCGGGTGTGGACCCTCGAGCCGGCGGGGGAGACCCTGCTGCTCACCGGCGACATCGGCAGCGGCAAGTCAACCCTGGTGGACGCGGTGAGCACGCTGATGCTGCCCTCGCACCGGATCGACTACAACAAGGCCGCCGGCGCCGCCCGCAAGGAGCGCACCCTGCGGTCCTACGTCGAAGGCCACCACAAGACCGAGCGCAACGAGGCCACCGGCAGCGTCCGCTCGGTCGGGCTGCGCGACGGCCACTCCTACTCGGTGATCCTCGGCGTCTTCCGCAATGAGGGTTACGACGAGGAGGTCACCCTCGCCCAAATCTTCCAGCAGCAGGAGGCCACCGGCCAGCCGTGGCGGCGCTTCATCACCGCTGACCGGGCGCTGTCCATCGACCCCGACTTCACCGGCTTCGGCTCCGACCTCGGCGCCCTCATCACCCGCCTGCGCGACAGTGGCGCCGTGGTGGACAAGGACTTCCCGACCTACGGCCGCGCCATGCGTCGCCTGCTGGGCATCCGCTCCGAGCAGGCCATGGAGCTGTTCCACCAGACCATCTCCATGAAGTCCGTCGGCGACCTCAACGAGTTCGTCCGCACCCACATGCTCGAACCCGTGGACGCCTCCGCCCGCATCGAGGGCATCCTGCGCCACTTCGAGGACCTCACCCGCGCTCACGACGCCGTCACCCGCGCCCGCACCCAGCTCGCGGCCCTCGAGCCGCTGGTCGAGCAGATCCACACCTACGACACCGCGCTCGAGCGCCGCGAACGGCTGCGCGAGGAACGCCTGGCCCTGCGCCCGTACTTCGCCGAGCTCCGCATGGCCCTGCGCCAGGCCGAGATCGACACGCTGACCACCGAGGTTGCTTCCGCCAACACCGAGGTGGTCCGTCTTCGGGAGAAGGCCAGGGAACTGGCCACCGAGCGGGAGGCCCTGGTCACCGCGCGCGCCGAATCCGGGGGCAACCGCATAGGCGACCTCGAGCGAGATGCCGCCGCCGCCCGGGAGCAGCTGGAAGATCGTCGTCGTCGTCGGGATCGGTTCACTGACGCGGTGACCCGCGCCGGCCTGGACGCCGTCACCGACGAGGCGGCCTTCACCCGCCTGCCCGAGGCGATCGCCGCACGTGAGGCCGAGCTGGACTCCCACGGCGTCGACCTGGCCACCCGCCACAACGCGCTGGTTATGGAACACGGCGAGCGCAAACGGCAGCTGCGCGAGGTGCAGCAGGAGCTGACCGGCCTGACCGGGCGGACAAGCAACTTGCCCACCGAACAGCTCCAGGTCCGCGCGCAACTGTGCGCCGAACTCGGCCTGGACGCCGCCGAGCTGCCCTTCGCCGGCGAGCTGTTGGACATCGCCGCCGAGCACGCCCAGTGGCGCGGCGTCGCGGAACGCGTCCTGCGCGGATTCGCACTGTCCCTGCTCGTGCCGCAGGAGCACTACGCCGACGTGGCCGAGTGGGTGGATTCTCGCCGGCTCACCTCCCGCCGCGCCGACGGCCGCGAGGTGGGCGTGCGGCTGGTCTACGAGCGGGTCCCCGAGAAGCACGTGCCGCTGCAGCGGCCCCAGATCGACGGGTTGCTGCTCGCGGACACGGTGGAGATCGCCGACTCGCCCCTGCGCGGGTATCTGGCCAAGGAGCTCTACGCCCGCGCCGACCACCTGTGCGCGCAGACCATGGAGGAGTTCCGCCGCGCCGACCGCGCCGTGACCGTGCAGGGGCAGATCCGCTCCCGTAACCGGCACGTCAAGGACGACCGCAGCTCCACCACCGACGCCCGGAACTGGGTGCTGGGCTGGCGCAACGACGACAAGGTCGACGCCCTGCGGGCGCGGTGCGCCCGGCTCGAGGCCGAGGTCGCCGAGCTGGCCGCCCGCCTGGACGCCGCCACCGCTGAGCAGAACGACGCCGGTCAGGCCCGCACCGCGCTGGTGCGGCTGGCCGAGTATCCGTCCTGGCGCGACCTGGACTGGGCCGAGGCCCAGCAGCGCGCCGACTCCGCCGAGGCCGAGCGGCTGCGGCTGGTCCGCGGCAGCGACGAGCTGTCCGAGATCGATCAGCGGATCGCCGACCTCGACGCCCGCGCCGCCACCGTCGCCGACGACGAGCGGGAGCTGTCCGACCACCGCAGCCGCTGGCAGAGCAGCATCGACCACGAGCAGCGCCAGATGCTCCGGGACCAGCGGGTGATCGACGAGCTGGACGAGGCCCTACTCGAGTCGGCGCGCGAGGTGTACCCGCGGCTGCGCGAGCGGCTCGGCTACGGCGAGGACCCCGGTGCCGAGCTGGCCCAGACCGCTGACGAGGCCCACTCCGCCGAGGCGGCGCTGTCGGATGCGATCGATGCGGACGTCGAGCGCGCGCAGCGCGAACTCAACGGCCTCACCACGCGGATCCACCAGGCCATGGCTGAGATCCGTCGCACCTGGCCGGAGCAGACCAAGGAGATGGACGCGGCCGTGGCCGCCCGCGCGGAGTACGTGCGGTTCCACGCCCGGCTGGCCGACGACGACCTCCCGCGGTTCGTGGACGAGTTCGAGAGCCAGCTGCGCAAGAACACCATCCGCGAGCTCGCCGGCTTCCACAACTGGCTCCTACGCCAGGCCGACGACATCGGGCAGAAGATCGAGAAGACCAACGAGGCGCTGGGCGCGATCGACTTCAACCCCGGGCGGTACGTGCGGCTCGACCGCGAGAACACGGTCAACCAGGAGGTGCGCCAGTTCCGCGCCGACCTGCGCGGGGTCACCGACGACGCCTTCGACGGCGACGGCCAGTACTCCGAGAGCCGTTACGAGCAGGTCCGCGCGATCCTCGAACGGCTCCGCGGCCGGGAGGGCCACAGCGACTCCGACCGCGCCTGGCGCGCGCGGGTGACCGACGTGCGCAACTGGTTCACCTTCTCCGCCTCCGAACGCGACCGCGAGACCGACCGCGAGTTTGAGCACTACCGCGACTCCGACGGCAAGTCCGGCGGACAGAAAGAGAAGCTGGCGTACACGATCCTCGCCGCCTCCTTGGCGTACCAGTTCGGTCTCGAATGGGGAGCGGCCAAGGCGCGCGACTTCCGCTTCGCGGTGATCGACGAGGCCTTCGGCCGCGGCTCGGACGCCTCCACCCGATACGCGCTGGAGCTGTTCGCCAAGCTCGGCATCCAGCTGCTCATCGTCACCCCGCTGCAGAAGGTGCACGTGATCGCGCCGTATGTGCGAACGATCGGCTACGTGGACAACGTGGAGGGCCGCTACTCGCGGCTCGTGCAGATGACGACCGAGGAGTACCAGCGGCAGAACGGGAGTCATTGA